Proteins found in one Zea mays cultivar B73 chromosome 1, Zm-B73-REFERENCE-NAM-5.0, whole genome shotgun sequence genomic segment:
- the LOC100272625 gene encoding Probable acylpyruvase FAHD2, mitochondrial translates to MAAAAAQKLLEASTKIIGVGRNYIAHAEELGNPIPKEPVLFLKPTSSFLHAGVATAAVEIPEPLESLHHEVELAVVISRRGRDIPEASAMDFVGGYALALDMTARGLQSVAKSAGLPWTLAKGQDTFTPISAVVPKSSVTNPDDLELWLKVDDELRQKGSTSDMIFKIPFLISYISSIMTLMEGDVILTGTPEGVGPVRVGQKIKAGITDLIDVEFDVQRRNRSFST, encoded by the exons atggcggctgcgGCGGCGCAGAAGCTCCTCGAGGCGAGCACGAAGATCATCGGCGTCGGGCGCAACTACATCGCCCACGCCGAGGAGCTCGGCAACCCGATCCCCAAG GAGCCCGTACTATTCCTGAAGCCGACCTCGTCGTTCCTCCACGCTGGCGTGGCCACCGCCGCCGTCGAGATCCCGGAGCCGCTCGAATCGCTACACCACGAAGTCGAGCTCGCCGTCGTCATCTCCCGGCGTGGGCGTGACATTCCTGAAGCGTCCGCCATGGACTTCGTCGGAG GCTATGCACTTGCTTTGGACATGACAGCAAGGGGCCTTCAATCTGTTGCTAAG TCTGCAGGCCTTCCATGGACTTTGGCTAAAGGGCAAGACACCTTCACTCCAATTAGTGCAGTA GTTCCAAAATCATCTGTCACTAATCCCGACGATCTCGAGCTATGGCTAAAG GTAGATGATGAACTAAGGCAGAAAGGATCGACAAGTGACATGATATTCAAGATTCCTTTTCTGATCAGCTATATCAGCTCCATCATGACATTAATGGAGGGTGATGTGATACTAACAG GTACTCCTGAGGGTGTGGGTCCTGTGCGAGTAGGTCAGAAGATCAAAGCTGGTATAACTGACCTAATTGATGTCGAGTTCGATGTTCAGAGGCGCAACCGGTCATTTTCCACATGA